The following nucleotide sequence is from Acetivibrio cellulolyticus CD2.
CTTCCTTCTTCTACAATTAGTTTAATTTCGCTGCTTCCTTATCTTTTAAAAGTTTATATTCTATTGAATCTATCAGGGCATACCAGCTTGCTTCAATTATGTCGGTAGAAACACCTATTGTTGTCCATATTCCTTCAGAGTCAGTTGATTCAATTAATACTCTAACCTTTGCAGCTGTTGCAGATTTTGAATCTAAAACCCTAACTTTATAGTCTGTAAGTTTCATATCCATAACTTGAGGGTAAAACCTTTCCAGTGCTTTTCTTAGCGCCTTGTCTAGAGCATTGACAGGACCATCACCTTCATCGGCTGTAATTTCTTCCTGGTCTCCCACTTTAATCTTAATCATTGCAGAAGAATTAGCAGTTGTAATCGATGGTTCATTTACGACAACCTTGAATTCACTAAGCTCAAAGAACGATTCGTACCTTCCCAGTACTTTCCTTATTATTAACTCGAAGGAGCCTTCTGCGCCTTCATATTGGTAACCCTTGAATTCCATTTCCTTCAACTTCTCAAGAATTAATTTGGTTTCAGGTGAATCCTTAGTGATAGTACTATCAATATGGTTAATTAAATTCAATACAGCACTTCTTCCAGCAACTTCAGACATCAGAAATACTCTTTCATTTCCAACCAATTCAGGACTTACATGCTCATATGCAGTAGTATTCTTATTGACAGCATCAGCATGCATTCCTGCTTTGTGAGCAAAGGAATTCCTTCCCACATAAGGAGCTCTATCATCATGTATTACATTCGCCACCTCACTTGCAAATCTAGCAATAGCAGTAAGGTGTAACATATTCTCTTCCGGAATACACAAGTATCCCAATTTCAACTGCAGGTTTGGTATAATACTACATATATTGGCATTACCGCTTCTTTCTCCAAATCCGTTTAGTGTTCCCTGTACCTGTACCGCTCCTGCCTGAACTGCCATAATCGAATTGGCTACAGCCATACCCGTATCATTATGACAGTGTATACCAACATCTACTTTAAACTCATTTACAACTTTTAGAGTCATATCATAGACCTCATTTGGGAAACAACCTCCATTGGTATCACAGAGGCAAATACTGTCTGCTCCTGCATCTATGGCTGCCTTTAGCGATTTCATTGCATATTCTGGGTTTGCTTTATATCCATCAAAAAAATGCTCTGCATCAAATACGACTTCTTTATTTTTACTCTTAAAAAATAATATTGT
It contains:
- the cimA gene encoding citramalate synthase, with product MKKIQIYDSTLRDGAQAQGISFSVEDKIKLVDKLDRLGVSYIEAGNPGSNPKDLEFFERIKSMNFRNAKVIAFGSTRRVNISVEDDANVNSLLIADTPAVAIFGKSWDFHVTDILKTTLDENLKMIYETILFFKSKNKEVVFDAEHFFDGYKANPEYAMKSLKAAIDAGADSICLCDTNGGCFPNEVYDMTLKVVNEFKVDVGIHCHNDTGMAVANSIMAVQAGAVQVQGTLNGFGERSGNANICSIIPNLQLKLGYLCIPEENMLHLTAIARFASEVANVIHDDRAPYVGRNSFAHKAGMHADAVNKNTTAYEHVSPELVGNERVFLMSEVAGRSAVLNLINHIDSTITKDSPETKLILEKLKEMEFKGYQYEGAEGSFELIIRKVLGRYESFFELSEFKVVVNEPSITTANSSAMIKIKVGDQEEITADEGDGPVNALDKALRKALERFYPQVMDMKLTDYKVRVLDSKSATAAKVRVLIESTDSEGIWTTIGVSTDIIEASWYALIDSIEYKLLKDKEAAKLN